GGAGGTGGGCGACGAGGTCCACCTCGTCATCGCGGCGGTGCGCTACGAGACCCACGGCCGCGCCCGCTCGGGCGTCGCCTCGGTCCAGGTGGCCGACCGCATCCGCGACGGCGCCAAGCTCCGGGTGCGGCTGAAGCCGAACCGCCACTTCCGCCTGCCGCAGGATCCGGCCACCGACATCATCATGGTCGGCCCGGGCACCGGCGTCGCGCCGTTCCGCGCCTTCGTGCAGGAGCGCCGGGCCGTCGAGGCGCCCGGTCGGTCGTGGCTGTTCTTCGGCGACCGGCACTTCACCCACGACTTCCTGTACCAGCTCGAATGGCAGGACGCCCTGGAGGACCGGTCGCTCACCAAGATCGACGTGGCCTTCTCGCGGGACCAGCCGGAGAAGGTCTACGTGCAGGACCGGATCACCCAGAACGCCAAGGAGCTGGTTTCCTGGCTCGACGGGGGGGCGCATCTCTACGTCTGCGGCGACGCGAAGAACATGGCCAAGGACGTGCGCGCCGCGGTCGTGAAGGCCTACGAGACGGTCAAGAACCTGAGCGCCGCCGACGCCGAGACGCAGGTCGCGGCTTTGGAGCGCAGCCACCGCTACCAGCAGGACGTTTACTAAGGACACACCGCTCCCCGCACCGCGGGGGGCCTTCAACGAGATGCGGCAGAGACAGGCGGGACGCAGGTCCCCTCTCCCGGGCGGGAGAGGGACAGGGTGAGGGATCAGGTCTTTCCGGAGAGGGCGCACCCCTCACCTCAACCCTCTCCCGTACGGGAGAGGGGGCCGGTCGCGGATCCGGTTCCAGTCCTGCACCGGCTTCGCTCCGCTCGCCACCTCCCCATCGGGGAGGAAGACGCGTTCAGACAGACGGATTCACCCCATGGACGACCACAGCCCCCGCGACGCCGCCGAGACCCCGGCCCCCGGCCCGACCGCCACGCCCGCCAAGCGCGTCTATGAGACCCCGCCGACCGAGCGGCCGATCACCGAGGCCGAGGCCGCCCGCGCGGCCCAGCTCGCCGCGAACGAGCACATCAAGATCGCCAGCGGCTACCTCCGCGGCACGCTGGCGGACGGGCTCCTGAAGCACGCCACCGGGGCGATCTCGGAGGATGACGGGCAGCTCGTGAAGTTCCACGGGATGTACCTGCAGGACGACCGCGACCTGCGCCCCGAGCGGACCAAGAAGAAGCTCGACAAGGCGTACAGCTTCATGATCCGCCTGCGCATCGCCGGCGGCGTCATCACCCCGAAGCAGTGGCTGATCCTCGGCGACATCGCCCGGACCTACGCGGGCGGGGCGCTGCGCGCGACCACGCGCCAAACCTTCCAGTACCACGGCGTGATCAAGTCGAACCTGAAGCGCACGATGGCGGCGATTGACGGCGCGCTGCTCGACACGATTGCGGCCTGCGGCGACGTCAACCGCAACGTCATGGCGGCGACGAACCCGGCCCAGGTCGGTGCCCACAAGGCCGCCTACCAGCTCGCCAAGGATATCTCCGACTCGCTGCTGCCCAAGACCAGCGCGTGGCGCGAGATCTGGCTCGACGGCGAGCGCGTGGTCGGCGGCGAGGACGCGGCCGAGGTCGAGCCGGTCTACGGCCGGACCTACCTGCCGCGGAAGTTCAAGACCGTCGTGGCGGTGCCGCCCTCCAACGAGGTCGACATCTTCGCCCACGACCTCGGCTTCATCGCGATCCTCGACAAGAAGAACCAAGTCACCGGCTGGAACGTGACGGTGGGCGGCGGCATGGGCATGACCCATGGCGAGCCCGACACCTTCCCGCGCACCGCCGACGTCATGGGCTTCGTGAAGCCCGAGGACGCCATCAAGGTCGCCGAGGCGGTGATGACCGTCCAGCGCGACTGGGGCAACCGCAAGAACCGCAAGAACGCCCGGCTGAAGTACACGATCGAGCGTTACGGGCTCGACGCCTTCCGGGCCGAGGTCGAGAAGCGCGTCGGCAAGAAGCTCGGCGCACCCAAGCCCTTCGCCTTCACGGGCAACGGCGACCGCTACGGCTGGGTCGAGGGTGACGATGGGCGCCACCACCTGACGCTCTACGTGCCCTCGGGCCGGATCAAGGACATCGAGGGCGGCGCGCAGTTCCTCTCGGGCCTGCGCCGCATCGCCGAGGTGCACCAGGGCGATTTCCGCCTCACCGGCAACCAGAACGTGATCATCGCCAACGTCCCGGCCGAGAAGCGCGCCGAGATCGACGCCCTCGTCGATGAGTACGGCCTGACCCGGGGTGCGAGCGCGCTGCGGCGCAGCTCGCTCGCCTGCGTGGCCCTGCCGACCTGCGGGCTCGCACTCGCCGAGAGCGAGCGCTACCTGCCCGACCTGATGACCGAGCTGGAGGAGAGCCTCGCGTCCCACGGGCTCGCCGAGGAGGAGATCACGATCCGCTCCACCGGCTGCCCGAACGGCTGCGCCCGGCCGTTCATCTCCGAGATCGGCCTCGTGGGCCGCGGCCCCGAGCGCTACCATCTCTATCTCGGTGCCGCCCATGACGGCTCGCGGCTCAGCAAGCTCTACAAGGAGGATGTTGCAGCCTCCGAGATCCGCGACACCCTCGACCCGCTGTTTGCCGACTACGCCAAGGGCCGGCAGCCGGGTGAGCATTTCGGCGACTACCTGATCCGTGCCGGCCACGTGGCCCGGACCACCAACGGCCCGGACTTCCACGACCGGACCGGCGCCCTCAAGCCGGCCACGCTCGGCTGACGGCAGGCCGCGCGTGTCCGGGACGAGGCTCCCGGACGCGCCGAGACAGTGAGACCGCGGCGGCACGGGCCGTGGACGGTGGCTTGCGACCCAGCTCGGCGCTGACCGGAGCCGCCCGCCCAGATCGCGGGCTGCCGGAGCGCGGCGGCAGGAAGCGGGGCCCCGGCGAGACACACCGCCCGCGCACCGGTCCGGACGCCCCTCTGGGACACCCCGAACCGCCGTCGAAGTCCCGGCCCCGCTCTACCCACACGCCCGACAAACCCCATCACGGCGGCGGGGCGCGGTCGTGACGCCTCGGGCCACCAATGAGAATGAACGTTCATTGACATGAGAATGAACGTTCATTACAAGGATGGGGCAAACAGGAGCGCGCGATGGCTCTCACCCTCGAAGGCCGCTGGTCCGATCTCGATGCCGAGCGCTTCGGCGCCCGCGGCCCGGGCGCTCTCGCCCTCGTCCGTACCGTCTGCACCCCCGCCAACCTGACCTTCGGCGCCGTCCTGGCCCTCGCCGGCTGGCGCTGATCAACTGGACGGGCGCCGGCCCGGACGGCTGGCAGGCCCGGATCTGCGCGGACCTGCATCAGGGACCGCAATCCTGCGCCGTCGCCAGCCTGGGCAAGGATCAGAGCCGTATCGCTCCGGTGGCCCTCACGGCGCAGCCCAGGTCGTGACCGTCGCGGCGGACAGGAGGGCAGAGGCCCGCGGCGACCCGTCCGCCCGGCGCGCGCACATCCTCGATGCGGCCGAAGCGTGCTTCGCGCGCAACGGCTTCCATCGCACCACCATGCAGGACCTCGCCCGCGAGGCCGCGATGAGTCCGGGCAACTTCTACCGCTACTTCGAATCCAAGGAGGCCCTGGTCGTCGGGCTGGTGGAGCGCGAGCGCGAGCGCGGCACCCTCTTGGTGGCGCAGATGGAGGGCAGCGGCAATCGGCGTGGGGCACTGCTCAGCATTATCGCCCGCTACTTCGTGTCGATCACCCGCGAGGCCGCGATCCTGCGGGTGGAGATCTGGTCGGAATCCACGCGCAATCCGGCCATCGCCGCCCTGACGGCGCGGACCGAGGCCGAGAGCCGCGACTGGTTCGTGACGACCTTCGCGGCGCTCGCCACCGCGCCGGACTGCGACCCGGCCGCGCTCTACGCGCTCGTCGCGCCGCTGATGCGGGGGATCGTGGTCGGCCGCGCGGCACTACCCGATTTCGACGTCACTGCGGCCGTGGCCCAGCTCCACGCCCTCTTGGATGCGGGCCTCGACGGTCGCCTGCCCTACGCTCCGGGTCCGCGGGCGAAAAGCTGATCCGCGCCCGGCGCGATCGATGCTTCGGCGCGGCAAGCCCGGCGGCAGCCGCGCTCCGCCCGAAGACAACATCCATCCTCCGATCGCGCGCCGACAACCGGTGCGCGGTACGCCGGCCGGCCCGCAATCCCCCCTCATGCGGGCCGGCCGGTCGGAACCGGGCCTCTCGCGCCTCGGCCTCGCGCGTGATTCGGTATTTCCTTCTCCGGACACACACGCCTAAGTAGGCATCTTGGAAATGTTTTAAAAACGTCGTCCCGAGATTCGTGCCATATCGGCCACATTCCGGCAGACGAGACGGGCCGAACCTGAAAATCTGCGCGCCATCTGCGCCGACGATGCGTGCCGCCGTTGAGAAAATGCACACCGTACACTTAGGAGTAACGCATCCCGCCGATGCACCACTCCTGAGAACGATTTTAAACTATGCCTTCGGATCGGATCGACACCGTCGATCGCACGTCTCGTCTCCGCGAGTACTTGAACGCCTCTACTGCGGCACTCGCCACGACGGCTCTGCTCCTGTCCTCGACGTGTCTTCACGCGCAGGCGCAACCGGAGGCCGAAGAGGTCGCCCTCTCCGAACTGACGGTCACTGGTACCGGTCCCGCTGTCGAGCGCGCGGGCGGCCCGGTCGTTGGTTACCGCGCCACCCGCTCGGCCACCGCGACCCGGACCGACACGCCCCTGCGCGACACGCCGCAATCGGTGCAGGTGGTGCCCCGGGAGGTGCTGGTCGACCAGCAGGATATCCGCCTCAGCGACGCGCTTCAGAATGTCAGCAGCGTCCAGCCTGGCGGCACGATCCAGGGCCGGAGCGACACCTTCATCATCCGCGGGTTCAGGACGCAGACTTACGCCATCGACGGCGTGCTGTTGAACCAGGCAGGCAACTTCTCCTCGGTGACCCGCGATCTGGCCGACGTGGAGCGGATCGAGGTGCTGAAGGGACCGGCGTCGGTCCTTTACGGGCGCGGCGATCCGGGCGGCCTGATCAACATCGTCACCCGCCAGCCGACGCTGGCACCGTCCGGCGACATCAACCTCCAGGCCGGCAGCTTCGGCTTCCGACGGGTGCAGGGCTCAGTGTCGAGCGCGATCGAGGGCGTGGAGGGCCTGGCCGGACGGTTGAGCTTCGCCGCCCAGTCGGATCCGACGTTCCGCAACTTCTACGGCCGGGACAATGCGCGGACCTTCGTGGCTCCGGCCTTCGCGTGGACTCCGACACCGGACACGCGCGTCACGTTCCTCGGCGAGTTCACCCGGGTCGACAACCAGTACGACGAGGGCCTGATCGCGCGGAACGGCCGCGTGCCCCTGGACAACGTCGCGCGCTACTACGGCGAGCCGTTCTCCCGCTACAACGGCAGCGCCAATTTCGGCCTGCTCAAGGTCGAGCACGATCTCAACGCCAACATCACCCTGCGCGAGGTGCTCAACGCGCAGTGGGGCGGCTTCGATTTATTGGCCACCCGAGCCATCGGTCTCACCAACCGCAACACCCAGGTGACCCGGCGGGAGACTGCGGTCTACTCGACCTACGCGGCCGTCGACAGCCAGACCGAGATGGTGGCGCAGTTCGACCTCCTCGGCTTCCGGCACACGGTGCTCACCGGTGTCGAGTACACGAACGGCTACCGGCGCGCTTACCAGACGCAGAGCACGAACTTCCCGTCGGTCAGCTTCCTCAACCCGGTCCCGGGATCCCCGATCGTCGGCCTCCAGTTCCAGTCCGATCTCAAGCAGAAGAACGCGCTGACCGGCCTCTACGTGCAGGACCAGATCGATCTCGGCCTCGGCCTGCAGATGCTGGTCGGCGTCCGCTACGACACGGGCACCCAGTACTATTTCAGCCGCGTCCCGACCTCGCGCACCATCCCGCCCGACCAGCAATTGTCAGGCACGTCGCCGCGGGTGGGTCTCGTCTACCGTCCGGTGGAGCCGCTGACCCTCTATGCGAGCTACGCGACCTCCTTCAAGCCGCAGACGGACAACGTCTTCAACGCCGTCAATCCGCGTCCCGAGACCGGCGAACTCTACGAGATCGGCAGCCGGCTCGATCTCACCCCGGACCTGACCCTCTCGACGGCGGCCTTCCGCATCATCCGCAACAACGTCTCGGCCACCGACCCGGTCAACACGGGCTTCTCGGTGATCACCGGGCAGCAGCGCTCCGAGGGCGTGGAGGCCGACCTCGCCGGCCAAGTCCTGCCGGGCTGGAAGGTCATCGGGGGCATCAGCTTCCTCGATGCCCGGATCACCAAGGACACGACCTTCGCGGTGGGCAACCGTCTCGTCGGGGCGCCGGCCTTCAGCGGCAGCATCTGGTCGACCTACCAGTTCCAGGACGGCTTCCTACTCGGCTGGAACGTCGGGGCCGGGATCACCTATGTCGGGCGCCGCGCCGGCGACCTGAACAACAGCTACTCGGTGGGCGGCTACGCCCGGCTCGACGCGGCCGTCTTCTACGACTTCAGCGAGCACGCCCGGTTCTCGATCAATGCCCGGAACCTGACCGACCGCCGCTACATCGAGCAGCCGTTCAACCAGTTCAACAACCTCCCCGGTGCGCCGCTCTCGGTGCTGGCGACGATCACCGCGCGGCTCTGAGCCGGGCGGCCCGCATCGCGGGGCCCGCCGAGGCGGGCCCATCGGGACGAGACCGCGGATCGGACAGGTGCTCAGGAGCTCGCCGGGCTGATGGTCACGCCCGGGGCCTCGGGCCGGGCGGCCCTCCGGCGGTCCCCGGCGCGGCGGCGCAGGACGTAGAGGGTCAGGCCGGTGGCCGCGAAGCCCGGCATGGCCAGAGCCGCGAGGCAGAACAGCAGCGCGACGCCATCGCCGAAGAAGCGGCCGCGATGCACCTCCAGCATGTTCTCGGCGATCCGCCGGCCCAGCGGCAGGTCGGCCGCGTGCTCGGCCGACACCAGCGCGCCCGTGGCGGCGTCGTAGCGTGCCTCGTTGCGGGCGCTCGGCGCGTCGACGCCCCGCGGAAGCCAGCGGATGCGGATCGCCTTCGCGTCGGCCCCGGGAACGATCAGGGTCGCGGACCCGGCCTCTCGGCCCTCGCCGGCGCGGAAGGCCGCCCAAGCGCGGTCGAGGGACGGCCCGGATGCCGCCGCATCCGCCGTCCTGCCACGACCCTCCGGACGGCCCGCCGCGGCGGGCTTTGCCGCCTCGGGACTGCCCGCCAGCAGCGCCGTGGCGCCGTCCTTGAACCACGGGTAGGACCAAGTCAGGCCCGTGAGCGCGATCACGAGATAGACCGGCACGAGCCACGTCCCCGCCACCGCGTGCAGCGACCACCAGCGCGCCC
This window of the Methylobacterium tardum genome carries:
- a CDS encoding NADPH-dependent assimilatory sulfite reductase hemoprotein subunit, whose translation is MDDHSPRDAAETPAPGPTATPAKRVYETPPTERPITEAEAARAAQLAANEHIKIASGYLRGTLADGLLKHATGAISEDDGQLVKFHGMYLQDDRDLRPERTKKKLDKAYSFMIRLRIAGGVITPKQWLILGDIARTYAGGALRATTRQTFQYHGVIKSNLKRTMAAIDGALLDTIAACGDVNRNVMAATNPAQVGAHKAAYQLAKDISDSLLPKTSAWREIWLDGERVVGGEDAAEVEPVYGRTYLPRKFKTVVAVPPSNEVDIFAHDLGFIAILDKKNQVTGWNVTVGGGMGMTHGEPDTFPRTADVMGFVKPEDAIKVAEAVMTVQRDWGNRKNRKNARLKYTIERYGLDAFRAEVEKRVGKKLGAPKPFAFTGNGDRYGWVEGDDGRHHLTLYVPSGRIKDIEGGAQFLSGLRRIAEVHQGDFRLTGNQNVIIANVPAEKRAEIDALVDEYGLTRGASALRRSSLACVALPTCGLALAESERYLPDLMTELEESLASHGLAEEEITIRSTGCPNGCARPFISEIGLVGRGPERYHLYLGAAHDGSRLSKLYKEDVAASEIRDTLDPLFADYAKGRQPGEHFGDYLIRAGHVARTTNGPDFHDRTGALKPATLG
- a CDS encoding TetR/AcrR family transcriptional regulator, whose protein sequence is MTVAADRRAEARGDPSARRAHILDAAEACFARNGFHRTTMQDLAREAAMSPGNFYRYFESKEALVVGLVERERERGTLLVAQMEGSGNRRGALLSIIARYFVSITREAAILRVEIWSESTRNPAIAALTARTEAESRDWFVTTFAALATAPDCDPAALYALVAPLMRGIVVGRAALPDFDVTAAVAQLHALLDAGLDGRLPYAPGPRAKS
- a CDS encoding TonB-dependent siderophore receptor, translating into MPSDRIDTVDRTSRLREYLNASTAALATTALLLSSTCLHAQAQPEAEEVALSELTVTGTGPAVERAGGPVVGYRATRSATATRTDTPLRDTPQSVQVVPREVLVDQQDIRLSDALQNVSSVQPGGTIQGRSDTFIIRGFRTQTYAIDGVLLNQAGNFSSVTRDLADVERIEVLKGPASVLYGRGDPGGLINIVTRQPTLAPSGDINLQAGSFGFRRVQGSVSSAIEGVEGLAGRLSFAAQSDPTFRNFYGRDNARTFVAPAFAWTPTPDTRVTFLGEFTRVDNQYDEGLIARNGRVPLDNVARYYGEPFSRYNGSANFGLLKVEHDLNANITLREVLNAQWGGFDLLATRAIGLTNRNTQVTRRETAVYSTYAAVDSQTEMVAQFDLLGFRHTVLTGVEYTNGYRRAYQTQSTNFPSVSFLNPVPGSPIVGLQFQSDLKQKNALTGLYVQDQIDLGLGLQMLVGVRYDTGTQYYFSRVPTSRTIPPDQQLSGTSPRVGLVYRPVEPLTLYASYATSFKPQTDNVFNAVNPRPETGELYEIGSRLDLTPDLTLSTAAFRIIRNNVSATDPVNTGFSVITGQQRSEGVEADLAGQVLPGWKVIGGISFLDARITKDTTFAVGNRLVGAPAFSGSIWSTYQFQDGFLLGWNVGAGITYVGRRAGDLNNSYSVGGYARLDAAVFYDFSEHARFSINARNLTDRRYIEQPFNQFNNLPGAPLSVLATITARL
- a CDS encoding PepSY-associated TM helix domain-containing protein, whose product is MPMPIPTLRTLLFRLHWALGLTAGLVLALMGLTGALMSYEEAVTAFANRDQLEVTPGGRTALPPAFLVARIDAQAHGPKVDALTLPDDPGASVLVRFARDPATRARPPSLYADPYDGTVLGPVRLETAFATVRELHRWLLLPGGSKGWGRTITGACQWALLAFLATGLYLRWPQIHRWRIWLKPHLSRPGRARWWSLHAVAGTWLVPVYLVIALTGLTWSYPWFKDGATALLAGSPEAAKPAAAGRPEGRGRTADAAASGPSLDRAWAAFRAGEGREAGSATLIVPGADAKAIRIRWLPRGVDAPSARNEARYDAATGALVSAEHAADLPLGRRIAENMLEVHRGRFFGDGVALLFCLAALAMPGFAATGLTLYVLRRRAGDRRRAARPEAPGVTISPASS